Below is a genomic region from Azospirillum brasilense.
ACGCTCCAGGCGGGCGTCTGGTCCGGTCGGTGCAGGAGGAGGACGAAGGGCGTGACCACGGCGATGCCGATGGCGTCGCCCAACCAGTATTGGAACGCCAGCGTCGGCAGGTCGGCCGCGGGCAAGGCCCCGTCCAGGACGAACACGCCGACGAAGACGGGGGCAACAACGGCGGCGCTCAGGAAGGTGACGCCGACCAGCCAGCCGACATCGCGCACCCGGTTCAACGCCAGACCGATCGCCACCCGGTGGCGCAGCACATGGGCGGCCGCCCCGTACCCGGCAACGATGGCGAGGTTCGAGAGCAGCAGCGAGGAGACCGAGGCCGGATGCCCCCGCACCACCAGATCGGCCAGGATCAGCGTGGCGTAGACCATCGGCAGGCCGCGCGCGCCGGTCCACAGCAGAAGGGCCATGTAGAGCCCCGCCGGCGGGTTCCACGGCGTGATGTTGAGGCTCGGGCGGGGGTGGATGAAGGTCAGCCAGTCGATGGGCAGATAGGCCGCCAGGAAGGCGAGCGACAGCACGACCATGTCCCGGCCGGTCAGGATGGCTGGCGCTCCCGTCGCACGGCTGGCGGGCGGAAATGGCATCTCAAAGCGGTCTTTCAGGCTGCACGGGCGGAACGGAACGGGTGGACGAGGCACGGACTATACGTCCACCCGGCGTGTTCGCCTATGCGATGGGTGGGAGCCCGGCGGGCTCCCGTCCCCGCGACGCACGGATCAGCCGACGAAGAACGGCTGCGTTCCATGCGCGGCGATGGCCTTCGACAGCCGTTCCAGCGCGTGGGCGTAGGCCGCCGTGCGCATCGGAATGTCCTTGGTCGTGCCCATGTTCCAAACCCGGCGACCCTCGGTCTCCATGATCACGCGAAGGCGCTCGTGAATCTCGTCGAGGCCCCAATAGTAGCCCTGGCGGTTCTGCACCCACTCGAAGTAGGACACCGTCACGCCGCCGGCGTTCGCCAGAATGTCGGGGAGGACGATGACACCGGACTCGTTCAGGATGCGGTCGGCGTCCGGCGTGACCGGGCCGTTGGCGAGTTCCAGGACGACCCGCGCCTTGATGAGCCCGGCGTTGCCCCTGTGGATCTGATCCTCCAGCGCCGCGGGGACCAGGATCTCGCACGCGGTGCCCAGCAGTTCGTCGCCGGTCACCGCGCGGGCGCCGTTCTCGGTATAGGCGGTCACCGAACCGCCGCGCTCCTTGGCCGTCTGCACGGCCTGCGGGTCCAGCCCCTCCTCGCAGACGATGGCGCCACGGGAGTCGGACAGGCCGACGATGCGGTAGCCGTCCGCGTGCAGCAGACGGGCGATGTGGAAGCCGGCGTTGCCGTAGCCCTGGATCACCACCCGGCGGGCCGATCCGGACAGGCGCAGATCCTCTTCCAGATGCTTGATCAGGTAATAGCCGCCGCGCGCGGTCGCGTCGTCGCGCCCGAGCGAACCGCCGAGCGGCAGCGGCTTGCCGGTGATGACCGCCGGGCTCGGCTGGCGGACGATGGAGCTGTACTCGTCGGCCATCCACCCCATGATCATGGAGTTGGTGTAGACGTCCGGCGCCGGGATGTCGCGGTCGGGTCCGATCATGCCGGCGAAGGCCTGGACATAGGCCCGCGACAGGCGCTCCAGCTCCGACTTGGACAGGCTGTGCGGATCGACCTTCACCGCGCCCTTGCCCCCGCCGTAGGGCAGGTTCATCACCGCGCACTTGAAGGTCATCCAGAAGGCCAGCGTGGTCACTTCCTCCACGTTGGAACTCGGGTGGAAGCGGATGCCGCCCTTGGTCGGGCCGCGCGTGTCGTCGTAGCGGCACCGCCACGCCGGGAAGGAGCGCCGCGAACCGTCGTCCATGCGCACGGACAGGCGGACGCTCAACGTCTCCTTGGCGTATTTCAGTTTCTCGAGAACCTCGGAATCCACCTCGACGTGCTTGGCGGCTTCATCCAGGCGGCTCAGCGCCCCCGAAAGCAGATCGTCCATTCCTTTTCCCCATGGTTTCGGTCAGGAGCACCGAAGGTTGGCCGCATCTCCTTCCTGGAAGGTTCTGCTCACTTCCCCTAAGGCATATGACGGCTTTTCTACTGGGGAATAACCCGGATCAAAATATCCGTATTACTACGGAAATAGCGTAACATACTGCGAAACAACGATAAATTTTTTACAGGCCGATCTGCGCCTTGCGCTCCGTAATCATACGGATGGCCGCGGACAATGCCCGTGGGCGAGAGTTCATCCGGGCTTGCATTACCGCCGCCGCGCAGTCGAGGACGCATCGATGACCGAGGGAACCGACCGGCCGCTGATCTGGATCGGACGCATGGATTACGGCCGCCTGCTGCGGGCCATGGACCGGCTGGCCGTGCAGGCCCCGGAGGTCTCGGCGTTCCTGTCGCGGGAGTTGGAGCGGGCGATCGTACGCCCGGAAGGCGACCTCCCCCGGACGATCGTGCGCATGGGCAGCCGGGTGCTGTTCCGCCGCGACAACGGCATGCCGCCCGAATGGGGTGAGTTGGTCTACCCGGACCAATCGCCCAAGGACGACCAGATCACCGTCGCCTCGCCGCTGGGGGTGGCCCTGCTCGGTCTCAGGGAGGGAGCTCACATGCCGTACAGTGACGCGGACGGCGTCACGCGCCGGCTGATGATCGAGCGTATTCTCCCTGCCTGAACCGCCCCCACGGGAGCGAACCCGCTTCGCTCTTCATTTGCAAATGCGAATGAATCTCATTATTAGTGGAGCATGTTCCGCTCCACGGCCCCGCTTGGCTCCGGACGGAACCGGAGACCCAACAGCCGAAACCAATCGGGGGCGGAGACGATGTGTGAGCGTTGTCGGAAGACCGTGCCATCCTGCGTACTGGGACAGGCCAAGCGCCGGAAGCTGTGGACGATTCCCATGGAGTATCATTGCTCGATCGTGGGCACCTGCCTGTCGTCGGAAGACGTGGCGTGGCTGTGCCGGCGGCTGAAGCTGGTCCCCACGGCGGACGCCCGCCCCTACGACATCCACCGCTATTTCGTGGAGAAGGCCGCGGAGGACGGGCCGGAAGCCCGGCTGATGCACAAGCGGCTGGACGAGACCTTCGCCGTCGCGGTGAAGCGCTTCGCCCGCGAGACGACCGAAGAGGGCTGGATGGCGCTGTGGACCGCCGCGGTGGCCTCGGGCGACGTCGCCGCCGCCTACTGGGGCGTGCTGAGCCACGGCGCCATGCCCGACGCGGTGCGGGTGCGCGCCTTCGCCGACGTGCACATGCTCTCCCACATCATGGGTGGCGAGAACCGACGCCAATTGCGGGAGAACCGAGACTTGGCCCGGCGCTGCGAGGAGCTGACCGCCCGGCTGGCGAAGCAGGAACGCGCCGCCGCCGAACGCGTCGCCGAGAAGGACGCCCGCATCCGGGAGCTGGAGGCGCAGCTCGCCACCCAGCGGGCCGCGCCCGCGGTTCCGGAAACGCCCAACGTCCCGAAAGCCCCATCGGTCCGGGCGCCGGGCCAGGCGCGTCTGCTGCGCACCATGGACGCCCTGCACCGCCGCGTCGCCAGCGAGCGCATGCGCGCCCGCCACGCCGAGGCGGAATTGGAACGGCTGCGCCGCCTGCTCGACCCGCCGGCCGCGCAGCTCCGCCGCACCGCCGCCGCCGAGACGAACGCCCCGACCGACCTCGGCGGGCGGGCCATCCTCTATGTGGGCGGGCGGACCAAGAGCCTGCCCCATCTGCGGGCGGCGGTGGAGACGCGCAACGGCTGCCTGCTGCACCATGACGGCGGGTTCGAGCAGACGACCCGCTGCCTGGAAGGGCTGGTGGAGCGTGCCGACGTGGTGGTCTGTCCGGTCGATTGCGTCAGCCACGACGCCTGCCTGCGGGTGAAGGGCCTGTGCCGCCGCATGGGCAAGCCCTTCGTTCCCATGCGCAGTGCAGGCGCGACCAGCTTCGCCCGCATCCTGCACAGCTTCGGCCAGGACGGCTCCGGGGAGGACGCAGCCCATCATTGAAAGCCCGCGTCGGAATTGCGAATTGCCGCATGGCGGTGGAGAGCGAATCCGCCCGGGCCGTTGGACTGCACCGTTGCACCCCAGCGGCTCGCCGCCCGCGCGTCACGCCACCAAGCGCCAACGGGCCATGCGGGCGGCGTTGGCGGCGATGATCTGCTGGGGTAGGGCCTCAGGAGCCCCGGCGTAGGGCAGCGTGCCCTGGACGGCGTTGGGATTGGCGAACGCCTGGAGAAAGGTGTTCTGCCGCTGATTCAGTTCATTGATCCGGTCTTGGTCATTCCCCGCGTTCTGCAGCAGCTGCTGGAAGTACGCGTTCGCCGTCGCCAGCACGGGAAACCCGACGGCATCGTAAAAGCCCGCTGCCGTCGGCGCCATCGTGCCCACCTGGATGGTGGCCGCGGTGAGCAGGACGTTCGCGGCGAAGATGTACACCACCAGAGCGCCCAACCCGGGGACGCGGCCATCGATGTTGTCCGTCTGCAGATGTTCCAGCGACGCAAGAATGAGGTTCTGCTGATTGCCCTGCAGCAGACGACCGGTGGCGACGCCTCGGTAGAGCGTACCCGCGGGGTTGCGCACGTCGATGGCGACCGTGTTCGCCGGCGTGTTCCGAACGGTGATCTCGAACGTACGCCCTTCGTCGACGTGGGTGAGCCGGTACACTCCGGCCGGATAGTTCTGCCCGACGGGGTGAAATTGCGTGAGTTCGATCCCCTGAATGCCTGCCATGTCGCTTCTCCATCGTTGCCGGGCGGGTGGCGCCGACCCCGGTGCTGTCCACCGCGGCAAGTCGCTTCTGAGATCCAGACGCTGCAGGCCGCGAAGTGTGAACGGTTGTCCGACGGCTTCCGGTGATGGTCCGATGCTCCTCCCCGGCGCGGTCAGGTGCTGCGGATGCCGTCGAGGAAGTCGTCGACCTCGCCGGTCAGCCGTTCCGCCTGCTGCGACAACTCCTGCGCCGCGCTCAGCACATGGGTCGCCGCCGCCCCGGTGTCGTTGGCCGCCTGCCGCACACCGGCGATGTTGGACGCGACCTCCTGCGTGCCGATGGCCGCCTGTTGGACGTTGCGCGTGATTTCCTGGGTGGCCGCACCCTGCTCCTCCACAGCGGCAGCGATGGCCGTGGCGATCTCGTTCACCTCGCCGATCACGGCGCCGATGGCCTCGATCGCCGAGACGGCATCGCTCGTGACGGTCTGCACCCGGGCGATCTGGACCGCGATGTCGTCGGTCGCCTGGGCCGTCTGGCTCGCCAGCATTTTCACCTCGTGCGCCACGACGGCGAATCCCTTGCCAGCGTCGCCGGCGCGGGCGGCCTCGATGGTGGCGTTGAGCGCCAGCAGGTTGGTCTGGCTGGAGATCGCCTGGATCAGCCCGACCACTTCGCCGATGCGCTGGGCGCAGCCGGCCATCAACCGCACCGTCTCGTCCGTCCGCCGGGCGTCCGCGACGGCGCGCGTGGTGATCGCCTGCGACTGGGCAGCGCGGTTGCCGATCTCCCGAATGGACGCGGTGAGCTGTTCGGTCGCCGCCGCCACGGTCTGCACGTTCGTGGAGGCCTGTTCCGACGCGGCTGCCACGGCGAAGGATTGCTGGTTGGTCTGCTGGGCCGCCGTGGACATGGAGCCGGCGGTCGCTTCCATCTCCGTCGCGGCGGACGACAGGGTGCCGACCAGCCCGCTCACCTTGGCTTCGAAGCCGCGGGTCAACCGGTCCAGCGCAGCCGCCCGCCGCTCGCGCAAATCCTGCTCACGCGCCCGTTCCGCCTCCAGCCGCTCACGCGCAACGGCGTGCTCCTGGAAAACCTCCACGGCTTGCGCCATGGCGCCGATCTCGTCGCGACGTCCGGTGCCGGGAATGGCGACCGCCAGATCGCCATCGGCCAGTTGCCGCATGGCCCCGGTCATCGCCGTGAGCGGGCGGACGATCCGGCGCATCACGAGCAGCGATCCCCCGACCCCCAGAATCAGGCTGAGCGAGAAGACGGCGAGGCCGACGAGCAGATCGAAGCGAGCCTCCTCTGCGGCCTCTGCAACCGCTGCGTCGATGGCGGTGCCCGTCGTGCCGGCCAATGTGAGGATGGAATCGATGCCCGCGGTCGCCCGGCTCATCCATTCGTCGGAGGTCAAGGGGTACCGTCCATCCGCACCACCCTTCAGCACCGCCTGCCGGGTCTCGGCGAAGCCTTGGAAGTACGCGGCCTCGACCCCATCGATGGCTCGCGCCAGATCGGGCGTGATGTCCGGCCGGTTGCGCAGCGCGCCGATGCCCTCCCACGCCTGCTCCAGCCGTCCGCGGGATTTCGCCAGGGCGTCGGCCTGTCCGGGAGCGAGCGGCCGGCGGCCGGCGACGAGAGCGCTGAACAGCGCGCGCTCGCGGCCAGCGTGTTCGGCCATATCCGCCGCGTAGCCGCGCAACTGGACGAGCTGGAACGTCGCCGTGCTCGGCGGTGGAGCCACCGCTTCCAACAGCCGGCGCAGAGAACCGATTCGCTCGATGTGCACCGTGATCGTGCCGGCGAAGCCCGACACCACGTCTGGCGACCTTTCGCCGGCGCTGCGGGCCAGAGCCTCGTCCACCCCGCGCCGGACGTCCTGGAAGGCGGTCGACGATGCCGCGACCTCACCGAGCCGTGGAGCGTGCGGAACCATTGCGGGCATGGCGCGCAAATCCACCAGCGCAGCGCGCAGCGCAGCGTCGGCGGCACCGCGGCGCTTCTGCAACCGGACGAGCCTTTCGCCGGAAAGCGGGTCCGCGCCGTTTAGAGCACCGTTGGTGGCACCTCGCTCAAGGGCGAACTCGCCGGCGGCGGCGACCAGACCGCCAGCCACCTGATTGACTTTCCGATAGTCCGAAGCCGTTTCGACGCCGCGAAGCGCCACGAACGCGGCGTCACCCGCCATGAAGATTCCCAGAAGGGCAAGCCCACCGACAATCACCGGTAGAATGACTTTGATGGACAATAATCGCATGGAATTATCCTCGAAAGCGCACAGCATTCATCGACTCAAACCCGCTGTGCGATGCCTTTCCTTGATTTTGGTCAAAGGACCTCCGAGGACCGGCGGGAGGACATGATCTGATAAAAATTCAGCGTTCCACTCTATCTATTACACGTTTTCTTTCAGAAAATTTCCAATCGGCTTTTCAGAATGAACGGTGGGCAGGCGGCTAAAGTTGCGAAGCACCGCTCCGCCATGTGATACAACATCGCTGGAAGGAGCCGCCATGCCGTCTGAACACCCGTCACCCGAAGCCTCGCCGGTCAGCCAGGAGAGCCCCGGCCCCCTGTTGAAACTGGGGGATACGCCACGCCCGGCCGCTATGCCCGATGGTCTCGCCACTGAGGTCGCCGGCTGGCGCTTCGTTCTGCGCAGCCCGGTGGCTCCCAGCTTCTACTCCAAACCCGGAACGCCGTGGCAGTCGCCGCCGGAAGGTTGCCTGCGGGCCAGCGACCGTTGGAATCTGGACGGCGCCTTCCCCACCGACCAACCCGTCGAGAACGGCGCGCAATGGGCTGTCGCGCGGTTCGAGGGCGGGGTGTGGCGTGTGGAACGCTGCGTTCCGGCCGCCGCCCGCCCGGCGGTGCGCGACCTTCTGCGCCTGCGGGTGGAGCGGCTGACCGCCGCCCGCCGTTGGACGCACGGCGACCTGGAGCTTCTGCAGAGCCTGCTCGACGGCGGGATGCTGGCGGAATCCGTTCTGCTGGCCGGTGACGAGGGGCGGGCGCGGTCGCTGCGGTCGTTGAAGGCGCTGGGCCTTGCCGGAATGGCGACCG
It encodes:
- a CDS encoding GreA/GreB family elongation factor; the encoded protein is MTEGTDRPLIWIGRMDYGRLLRAMDRLAVQAPEVSAFLSRELERAIVRPEGDLPRTIVRMGSRVLFRRDNGMPPEWGELVYPDQSPKDDQITVASPLGVALLGLREGAHMPYSDADGVTRRLMIERILPA
- a CDS encoding Glu/Leu/Phe/Val family dehydrogenase; amino-acid sequence: MDDLLSGALSRLDEAAKHVEVDSEVLEKLKYAKETLSVRLSVRMDDGSRRSFPAWRCRYDDTRGPTKGGIRFHPSSNVEEVTTLAFWMTFKCAVMNLPYGGGKGAVKVDPHSLSKSELERLSRAYVQAFAGMIGPDRDIPAPDVYTNSMIMGWMADEYSSIVRQPSPAVITGKPLPLGGSLGRDDATARGGYYLIKHLEEDLRLSGSARRVVIQGYGNAGFHIARLLHADGYRIVGLSDSRGAIVCEEGLDPQAVQTAKERGGSVTAYTENGARAVTGDELLGTACEILVPAALEDQIHRGNAGLIKARVVLELANGPVTPDADRILNESGVIVLPDILANAGGVTVSYFEWVQNRQGYYWGLDEIHERLRVIMETEGRRVWNMGTTKDIPMRTAAYAHALERLSKAIAAHGTQPFFVG
- a CDS encoding DUF2325 domain-containing protein; amino-acid sequence: MEYHCSIVGTCLSSEDVAWLCRRLKLVPTADARPYDIHRYFVEKAAEDGPEARLMHKRLDETFAVAVKRFARETTEEGWMALWTAAVASGDVAAAYWGVLSHGAMPDAVRVRAFADVHMLSHIMGGENRRQLRENRDLARRCEELTARLAKQERAAAERVAEKDARIRELEAQLATQRAAPAVPETPNVPKAPSVRAPGQARLLRTMDALHRRVASERMRARHAEAELERLRRLLDPPAAQLRRTAAAETNAPTDLGGRAILYVGGRTKSLPHLRAAVETRNGCLLHHDGGFEQTTRCLEGLVERADVVVCPVDCVSHDACLRVKGLCRRMGKPFVPMRSAGATSFARILHSFGQDGSGEDAAHH
- a CDS encoding methyl-accepting chemotaxis protein, whose amino-acid sequence is MAGDAAFVALRGVETASDYRKVNQVAGGLVAAAGEFALERGATNGALNGADPLSGERLVRLQKRRGAADAALRAALVDLRAMPAMVPHAPRLGEVAASSTAFQDVRRGVDEALARSAGERSPDVVSGFAGTITVHIERIGSLRRLLEAVAPPPSTATFQLVQLRGYAADMAEHAGRERALFSALVAGRRPLAPGQADALAKSRGRLEQAWEGIGALRNRPDITPDLARAIDGVEAAYFQGFAETRQAVLKGGADGRYPLTSDEWMSRATAGIDSILTLAGTTGTAIDAAVAEAAEEARFDLLVGLAVFSLSLILGVGGSLLVMRRIVRPLTAMTGAMRQLADGDLAVAIPGTGRRDEIGAMAQAVEVFQEHAVARERLEAERAREQDLRERRAAALDRLTRGFEAKVSGLVGTLSSAATEMEATAGSMSTAAQQTNQQSFAVAAASEQASTNVQTVAAATEQLTASIREIGNRAAQSQAITTRAVADARRTDETVRLMAGCAQRIGEVVGLIQAISSQTNLLALNATIEAARAGDAGKGFAVVAHEVKMLASQTAQATDDIAVQIARVQTVTSDAVSAIEAIGAVIGEVNEIATAIAAAVEEQGAATQEITRNVQQAAIGTQEVASNIAGVRQAANDTGAAATHVLSAAQELSQQAERLTGEVDDFLDGIRST